One Bacillota bacterium DNA window includes the following coding sequences:
- a CDS encoding type II toxin-antitoxin system Phd/YefM family antitoxin: MTLSKEQYIVDTSGKKRAVVLSLERYRQLLEDLHDLAVVAERREEKPVGLTEVKQRLKEDGII; encoded by the coding sequence TTGACTCTTTCGAAAGAGCAGTACATAGTTGACACGAGCGGCAAAAAACGCGCAGTGGTTCTTTCGCTTGAGCGGTACCGGCAATTGCTGGAGGATCTCCACGACCTTGCTGTTGTGGCGGAGCGGCGTGAAGAAAAACCGGTCGGCCTGACGGAGGTTAAACAGCGCCTCAAGGAAGATGGAATCATATAG
- a CDS encoding DUF433 domain-containing protein, producing GNSKEEILRSYPSLTPEDIQAAIAYGAMLAKERHIAL from the coding sequence CAGGAAATAGCAAGGAAGAAATATTAAGAAGTTATCCTTCCCTGACACCTGAAGATATTCAGGCAGCAATTGCCTACGGAGCGATGCTGGCTAAAGAACGCCATATTGCTCTGTAA